TTGAATTAAATTCCATGATTTTGAAAGTAAAAATGGAGTTTTTGCATGAATTTTATCATCAGCAGGTTTAAGTATTTTTTTAACATCAGCTATTGGGGATAATGTTTCAAAGCCTTCAATTTCTTCAGCTATTTTTATGTCAATGTCATATCCGAGTTCTTGAGCTGCACAAAATGGGGTCACTCCTCCGCTGACGGCTATTCCAACCATTCCTTCAGGTACGGGAACTCCCAACATATTTTTGCCTTCTTCAGAAACTGCCATTACTCCCCCAATTCCAATTTTTTCCAATTTGTTTATGATGTTTAGGGCACGTTCCCGCCCTACACTTGGAATGAGGCGTAAATTAGCAGGTATTGTTCCGGTCCCGGTATTTATCACATCTAATACAGAAGTCATTCCCGGAGCTACAAATGCATCAAGAGGTGTTACAGATGTTTTTTTGTAGGAAATCAGTTCTGTAAATTTTGTCGGAACATAATCTCTGATTTTAACTAATCCTCCGTATAGTGGGATTGTAGGTATTCCTTCGTTTAACAGAATTCCGTCAATTGTGGTTCCGCATATTGTTTTTATCTGTATTTCTTCTTTGCTGTTACCTTCTTTTAAATTGATGTAAGGACTAACACAAAGACCACTTTTGAAAACATCTTTGATTATATTAAATGCTTCTTCATCGTAAATAGTTGAAGTATTTACTACAACATTTCCCGCCCGGTTCATGTAGTTGAAACTAGTCAAATAAATCATTTCTTCAAATTTTGAATAAATGAAATCAACCTGATCATAGATTATACCTTTATCAAGCTTTTTCCTGCCCAGTTCTGTAATTTGTCTGCCGGAATATCCCATTCTTTCAGTATATCCTTTTTCATCAAGAATTTGCATATGATATCTAACAGCACGTTCTCCTAAGTTAAATCCTTTGTTTTTCAACTCTTCTGCTATTAATTTAGAACCAGTAGGTTTATTTTGCTCATTTAATATTCTTAAAATTTCAATTATTTTGTGTTCTGATTCAGTCATATGATGCTCCCTTTTTTCTTAAATATAATCATGCCTAATTTTACTTAAGAATCATTATATTTAAAAAATAAAAAAAGTATATTTAGATTTAAATATCTAAATATTTGTTTTGTTCGTATCCGAATACTTGTACACGGTATTCGTCCCATTCTTTGTATTTGAGCTCTAGGAATTTTTCACTGGTGTGGTCTCCTAAAGTGGATAATATCAATGGGTCTTCTTCAAGTGCATGGTAAGCTTCCCATAAACTGGATGGTAAAACTTGAATTCCCATAGCTTCTCTTTCTTCTTCGGTTAATGAGTAGATGTTAATTTCGGTAGGTTCTCCAGGATCAATTTTATTTTGAATACCGTCAATACCTGCTTCTAACATTACTGCAAATGCTAAGTATGGGTTACATGCTGGGTCTGGTGCTCTGTATTCAATACGGGTTGCTTTACCACGAGCTGCAGGTACCCTGATTAATGCAGATCTGTTTTTAAGACCGTATGCTCTGTATACTGGAGCTTCATAACCTGGCACTAAACGTTTGTATGAGTTTACAATAGGGTTGGTAATTGCGGTTAATGCTGGAGCGTGAGCAAGCAATCCTCCCATGAAGTGAAGTGCGTCTTTAGATAATCCGGTTTCGCTGTTTGGGTCAGAGAACAGGTTTCTGTCTCCTTTGAATACTGACTGGTGACAGTGCATACCACTACCGTTTACACCAAAGAACGGTTTTGGCATAAAGGTTACTCTGTAATCCATTTGGTCAAAAGTAGCCATGTTGTCTACAATAGCTTTAATAGCTTGTTTAAAGGTAATTACAGCATCTGCAGTTTTTAATGCATCTTTAAATTTAAATGCAATTTCGTTTTGACCAGGTCCTACTTCGTGGTGAGAAGCTTCTACTTCGAAATCTAATTCTTCTAAGTTTAAGGTTAGTTCTCTTCTGAAATCAGGTCCTTTATCTAAAGGTTCAACATCAAAGTATCCTGCTTCATCGTAAGGCATTGGGTATCCTTCATCGTCAATATCTACAATAAAGAATTCTGGTTCAGGACCTATGTTATATTGTAATCCCATTTTTCCAATTTTAGCTAAAGATTTTTTCAGGATACCTCTTGGGTCTCCAACAAATGGTTTTCCGTCAGGAGTCCAGACATCACAAATAAATCTACATACTGCAGATTCTTCAGGCCTCCAGGATACTCTTGAGTAAGTGTGGATATCAGGTTTGAGAACAAGGTCACTTTCATTGATTCCTACGAATCCTGCAATTGAAGATCCGTCAAATAACATACCTTCAACAAATAAGTCTGCCATGTCATCTTCTTTAAATGGAATTACAATGTTTTTAGCAGTTCCATTTATATCAACAAATTGTAAACGGATAAATTTAATATTATCCTCTTTCATTTGTTTAATTACGCTTTCCATTAATTCTTCGTTAACTTTTTCAGTCATTAAATCATACTCCATATAAATCTTATGGATATTAGTTTCAAAAGGTTAGTCGGAAAATACCTTCCTCCCTTGGCAATACATTTCCTTCTCATATTATATAAATGTTTTGAATAAATGTACTTATAAGGATTATTTATATTTTTTAATATATAATCACAATGATTTTTATTTTTCAATGGTTAATTCAATAGCTTTTTTAAAAATTAATGGGAATATGTTCAAGTTTAAATAAATGAGTCTGTAAAATTTTATAGGCTTATTTGTTTTTTAATTTTTTACAGTTGAACTTTCATTTTGATGAAATTTCATTCTAATTTTTCTTTAATTTTAATATAAATGATTTAAAAATAGTAAAATACTTTAATAAGTGAGGACAAATAATATTTTATGACCAAACAAAACAAATCTGCCCTCAATAGTAATATAGACTTCATACAACTTAAACTTTATGATTTTTTTGATGAAAAAATTGATCAAGAAAAAATTATTTCAAAAAGATTGAATAAAACACCTAATTTTGAAAATACTAATCATAAACTATTTTTAGATGAAAATAATACTTTTAAATATGATAATCCCATTTGTCCAGTTTGTGGAAGCCACAAAATAATCAAAAAAGGCACAATAAAGAAAAACAAACAAAATACTAATGGAAAAACAACAGAATTCAAAGAACAGCAATATCAATGCAAAAAATGTGGAAAAAAATTCGGAATATACAATAATCCATTAATTGGTGAAAATAAACAATTTTTACAAGAAATAATGGATAAAATTCCAGGAATAATGAAAATAGGGTACCAATCACTTCGTAAAATAAGTAAATACTTTGAAATATTCCTTGGAATCAGAATATCTCATCAAACAATCAAGAACTGGTCTGACAAAAATCACGAAGAAAGCATCAGCAATGAAAAATTTGAATATTCTGGCTATTATTTATATGATGAGCAATTTTTAAGACTTAATGGAACTAGACACTACAGATTAACTTTATTTGATGCAATACTCAATATTCCAGTCACAGAACGAATAGTACGTCGCAGAATACCAAAAAACACGAAAAAATTTATCTTAGAATCAACAGAAAATAAACCATTCATTTGCCTAACAACCGATTTATTCCCAATGTATCGTAATGTAGCAGATGAAATAGAAGTAAAACATCAATTGTGCATATTTCATCTGTTTCAAACAATAAACCATAAATTAAAAGTATATTGTAGAAGAAACAAGATTAATGGAAAACAAAGAGACCATATTTACGAAAATGCACAAGAATTAAAAAACTGTTTCAGACAAAACTCAAAAAAAGAAGCAATAGAACAATTTAAACAATATTTACAAAAATATACGGCCATACCAGTTGTTTTAAAAGATTTCATAAGAAAACATATCATAAATCACTTCCACAGATACGTAGAATATCTTGATGATGAAAATATAGAAAAAACATCAAATAAAGTCGAAAATTACTACAGACAAACCAATCCTGAAAAAATAAAGAAAATATACAAAACCAAAAATGGAATCCTGACATTTTTAGACTATCAAATGCAAAATTGGACTGAAAAACACATTAAAATCAAATAAGCCTATAAAATTTTACAGACTCATAAATTTAAAGAATTTTTATTTTCTTTTAATGAAGAGATTCCTGATGAATTAAAAAATGACATTACTAAGGACTTGCTTAATTTAACAGATATCTTTGAAGAATATGAAATTAAAGATTATCTTCCTGATTTTTACTTAGATGATTATAATATCTATATAGAACATTTTGGATTAAACCGTAACTGTGAAAATCATTTAATTGGTGGAAAATCATCTGAGGAATATGTTAAAGAAATGGAATGGAAAAGGAAAGTACATAAAAAATATGGAACTACTTTAATTGAAACTTTTTCATATTATCAATCAGAAAACAGATTATTAACACGTTTGGCAGAAAAATTACAAGCTCAGGGTGTTGAATTTAATGAAATTGAATATAGGGAAGTTTATAGAATATTGTTGGAAAATAAAACTATAAAAGAATGGGAAGATTTCATTGTATTGTTAAAAACATTTATTGAGTTATTTAAAGGAAATAATTATGATGAAACTAAATTTAAAGAATTTTATGATTATGTTGGTGGATTAAAAGATAGTTTTTCAAAAGATAGGACAATAGCATTTTTAAAAATTGTTGAAGAGATTTACAATGACTATGAAGCATATTTATTAAAAATTAAAAAAATTGATTTTAATGATATGATTAATAAAGCCAGTGATTGTATTGTGAAAAATGGATTAGATTTGCCTTACAAATATATAATTGTTGATGAATATCAGGACACTTCATTTACCAGATATAACTTGTTAAGAAATATCTGTGATAGTATTGGTGCCAAGATAATGGTTGTAGGTGATGACTGGCAGTCTATTTACAGTTTCAGTGGATGTGATGTAAATATTTTTACCAAATTTGATAATTTCTTTGATGTTTGTGAAACCAGATATATTGAAAAAACATACAGGAATTCTCAACAGTTAATTGATGCTTCAAGTAATTTTGTAATGAAAAATCCCGATCAAACCAGAAAGGAATTAAAATCTTCTAAATCATTGAAATATCCAATTAAACTGGTTAATTTTGATAATGATTTTGATGAAATATTAAAATTTGAATTAATAATAAAAAATATCATAAACCAATCAACATTTAAAAACAAAAAGATTCTGATTTTAGGTAGAAATAATAAGGACATATTTAATTTACTAAAGAATTTCAATGTAGAAAATGAATATGGAAAAAGAAAATTTGAGATTTTAGGAGATGAAGATAAATTAAGAAGAAATAAATTTGTAAAAATTGTTTATAGGGAGAGTCCGGATGTTAACATTGAATATCGTACTGTTCATCAGTCTAAAGGTTTAGAATGTGATAATGTAATTTTAATAAATTTGAAAAATTGGAAGGCGGGTTTTCCAAATAAAATGGTTGATGATCCTGTTTTAAATTTTGTTAAAAGGAATGGAGATTCTTTTAGTTATGCTGAGGAAAGAAGATTGTTTTATGTTGCTTTAACTAGAACAAAAAATAATGTTTATTTATTAGCACCTTATTTTAAAAGTTCGGTGTTCGTTCAGGAGCTGAAAACTGATGCAAATGTTGAATTGCTTAACCTGGAACATAATAGGCTGGAAACTCTTAAAAATATTGAAAAAAATGGAGAACGTTATGTAATTCCAACTAAATTAAAATGTCCTGTTTGTAAAACAGGTGTGGTTTTGCTGGAATCTTTTTGGAATAAGGGTAAACTTAATAGGGTTCTTAAATGTTCTCATAATATGGCGCCTCCATTTAATCGCTGTAATTGGGAAGGAGGTTATTATGGAAGTGAACTTGAGGATTTGGATGATATAGAATATTGTCCAAGCTGCGATGGGATACTTATAAAACGTTACCGACATAGTGACGGGCATCCATTTTTAGGTTGTACGAATTTTAGAAAAACAGGATGTAGGGGAAAAGGTAAAAAATTGGAGTATATTGGTAAAACCTGTCCGAAGTGTGGTAAACCTCTTGTAAAAAGGGTTAATGGTGAGGATAATAGTTTATTTGTAGGATGCAGTGGTTTTCCTAAATGTAGACACACTGAACCATTTAAAAAAGAGATGGGAATCTAGAATGCTCCTCCACCTCCTCCGCCGGAACCTCCACCAACGCCACCAAAGCCGGAGCTGTCTGAATTTGCATTTGCTGTTTGTATTCCGGTATCTATTGCATTATGCATCATGTAATATCCTGTTCCATAATAGTAGTATGAATCAAGATAATCGTCATCAATGTTTCCTTCACCAACATGCAGTTTCATGGATTCGTAAACCTTATCAGCTACTCCAAGAGCTGTTGCATATACGAGATATTGATTCCATATAACTATTGATTCAGGAGGGTGTTCTTTCATTAAACTGTTGTCACTTAAAAACTTCTTAAAGTTTTTCCACTTTAGCATATATAGTCTGCCTTCTTTTGTCCATTGTCCGAAGATATCTTCGGGCAACATGTAAATCACAAATCCTGAAATAAATAAAAATACTGATCCTATAAGTCCAATTGTTCCTCCAGTTGTATTTAAACCATTTTCCAGATAGAATAATGAACCAAACAGAACTCCAATAATTATACAAGCTATTGAATAGTAAGTAGCTATTTTATTTCCTTCGTTATTAAAGAATTGTTTCAATCTGGATTTTGATAAATGTTCGTAGGCAACATCATTTTTCCATGATTTGATTCTGTTGTTGAACCATTCCGCATTATGTTCATCGGATAAATAATCTTTAACATTACTTAAATCCAAGAGATTGTCTTTAGCTATTGTTTTGAAGATATCGAAAACATCTTTTTCATCTAATGTTAAACTGTCGTAGTTTGTTTCATCTAATTCTATAATTAAATGTTTTTCTTCATTTGATTTAATTTTAAATATTTTACGATTAATCAAATCCATTATTGTAGCTTCAAATCCTTTTAAATCAGGAGTTCCAATATTGTATCTTTTTTGGATTAATGCATTAACTACAGCTGGGGGGTCGTTACTTGGAAGATCCCTTTCATAAATTCCTTCATAATTAACTTTAGGTTCTACACCATATTTGCGGTAAATAAAAAATGGAATTACTGGACTTATAATAAACAGTATTCCTATAAGTGATCCGATATTGTCCCACATTTTTTCATTTGCCTGATAATCATTGTAACGTTGTTCTATTTCTTTTTTAGCTGCTTTATCAATATGGATTGCATTTGGTGAGTTTGCAAAGTCACTTTCAGGCATTAAAACTTCAATCTCGTAAAAGTTTCCAGAATCTATGTAATTGCTGGTTGAAGTTATTGTATTTCCGTCTAATGAGCTGGTTTTGGTATATTTTGTAGGATTTAACCAGTATTCATTACCATTATCATTAGGTAAATGTATTGTTGTTATTAATTCATCAACTCCTACTGCCCACTGGTCTCCCCAAAGCTGATACTGTAGAGATGCAGTGTCCTGATAAACAGTCACTACATTTTTCATATCGTAGCTGATATGGACTTTAACATTTGTATCACTTATTGGTTGGGTTTTGGCAGCATCTGAATATAAATAAATTTTTATATGCTGAGTTCCATCTTCCTGATGTTGCTCTACTTTTGTATATGCACCTTCTGCTGATACATGAATATTTGAAATACTTTCTCCCTCTTTCAGGGGTATGTCTCTGTAAACTCCATTAAATGTTCCGTCAAATGAATAGTCAAAGGTTTCATTTATATGGAGCATTCCGTTTGTATCAACTATGATGTCTACAAGTGCCTGTGTAATGGAATAGCTTCTGTCATCGTCATCTGCATAAACACAAGAGATTGTTGATGTTATTAAAAAAAGTAGAAGGAAGATGGTTACTATCTTTTTATTAACCATATATTTAATCTCCCTTAAAATTGCACTTTAGGTGCTTCCCTTTCACCACTGGCTATTTCAAAAAAGTCAGCTTCTTTAAAATTAAACATTCCTGCAATAATATTGCTTGGGAATTGTTCGCATTTATTATTGTACATTAAAACAGCATCATTATAGAATTGTCTTGAGTAAGAAATTTTATCTTCGGTTTCTGTTAATTCGGATTGTAATTCTTTGAAATTTTGGTCTGCTTTCAGTTCAGGGTAATTTTCAGCAATAGCAAACAGTGATGTTAATGCACCAGTTAAAGCATTGTTGGCTTCACTAACTTCTTTAACGCTGCCTGCATTCATCAAACCGCTTCTTGCTTTGGTTACATTTTCAAATACATCTTTTTCATGACCTGCATAACCTTTAACAGTTTCAACAAGATTTGGTATTAAGTCATTTCTCCTTTTGAGCTGAACATCAATTTGAGAATAACTGTTTTTAACTCTGTTTCTTGCATTAACAAGGCCATTATATCCGCTAATGAGATATAATACAATAGCAAGTATGATTATTATAATTACTGCTAAAATAATCATGGTTGTATCCATATTTTTTACTCCTTTTTATTATTAATTTATATATTGATTGAAGTTTTATTAATATGTTGTTAATGGATTGTATTATTTTTTAAAAAATATTTGGAGTGGTTGGGAGATATTTAAAAATTGATAATTTTGAGTATTTATAGTAGTTTTTATATAAATATTAAGTAATAGATAGTGAAACTAAAATTGTGAGAAGGTATTAGTTTCAAATAAATAAATTAGAATGATAAAAATGTTATATGGAATTGTAGATATTGGTTCAAATACCATCAGATTAAAAATATATGAATATAAAAATAATAAAATCAAATCTGTTTTTTCTAAAAAGAAAACAGCAGGGCTTATTGCTTATCGTGATGACGGTAAATTAAACGATGAAGGAATAAATATTTTATCATCAATATTAAATAAATTTAATAAAATTATGAATTTATTGAATGTTGCCAGAAGATATTTCTTTGCAACAGCCAGTTTGAGAAATATTTCAAATACTTATGAGATAATTGCTTTTATAAAAGAAAAGATTGGTGTGGATATTCATATTCTTGATGATGAAACCGAAGCACAGCTAAGTTTCAATTCAGTTAAAAGCACAGGACTGAGCAGTGACGAGGGGATTCTTATTGATGTTGGTGGAGGCAGCTCTGAAATAATTGTTTTTGAAAATAAAACTCCTGTTGATAAAGGAAGTTTGCCTGTGGGATCTCTATCATGCTATGAAGATTATGTTGGAATCATGTTTCCAAATAAAAAGGAATCCGAAAATATTGAAAAAAGAGTAATTAAAGAAATTGAAGATTTGGGTTTGGTTAAAACTCATAAAAAATATTTGTTTGGTGTAGGTGGAACTGTAAGAAATCTTAAAAAATTATTGGTTCATCTCAATTTCATTAATGAAAAAAAAGATGCATTTCCAGTTTATTTGTTGGATGAAGTGTTGGATGAACTCAAATATAACAATAAAGAAGACTTTAATAAAATATTGAAAGTTAAGGCTGAAAGAATTCATACACTTGTGCCAGGAATTATAATTATTAAAACAATTGCAAAGTATTTTCATGTGGAGAAAATATGTGTTTGTAAAAATTCCATAAGGGAAGGAGTTTTATATTCACTTTTGGATGCTGAGGGATTATAATGAAAAAAAGGGATTATTCATACACTCAAAACAGGGAGCTGTCCTGGCTTAAATTTGATGACAGGGTTTTAAAAGAGGCAAAAGACAATACTGTTCCGCTGCTGGAAAGACTAAATTTCATATCTATTTTCACAAGCAATTTAGATGAGTTTTATATGGTCAGATGTGGAAGTCTTTTTGATTTAACTCTTATTGATGAAGATGACTGGGATAATAAGACTGGCTGGAGCCCTCAGGAGCAATTAGATGCCATATTTAAAGCTACTAAACCGTTATATGAAGAAAGAGATTTGATTTTTGATGAAATAGCTAAAGATTTAAGAAAATATGGTATTGTTAAACATAATTTCAATGAGTTAAATAGTAAGTTCAGACAGTATGCAACCCAGTATTTCTATGAAAATGTAGCTCCATTATTATCTCCTCAAATAATTGATTCTTATCATCCTTTCCCTCATATGGCAAATAAAAAGTTATATATTTATTGCATTTTGGAAAGGGGGGCCAGCAAGAAAAAAAATTCAAAAGAATACATTGGATTAATTCCAATTCCATATTCTCTGCCTGATTATGTTAAATTTCCGGATACAAATGAATTTATTTTAATGGAAGATTTGATTTATGCATTTGCTGAAGGTATTTTTACAAATTATAGGGTTAAATACCGGACTGTAGCTGCAGTAACAAGAAATGCAGATATAAACCTTCAAGATACTCCTATTGATGAGGATGAGGATTACAGACATTTCATGAAAAACATTCTTAAAAAAAGAAAAAGGTTGTCACCGATAAGATTGGAGTTTTACAAAAGCAATGATTCCACATACACCAAATATCTTAGAAAAGAATTGGGATTACATAAAAACCAGGTTTTCCTTACACAATCTCCAATAAATCTTGATTTTATTCATGATTTTATAAAAGAACTTCCTGGTGATGTAACTGATGATTTAACTTTTTTAGAGTTTACTCCTCAAAGGACAAGTCAAATTGACCCAAACAAATCATTGTTTAAGCAATTGGACAAGAAAGATATTTTGTTATTTTATCCATATCAAACAATGGACCATTTCCTTGATTTTTTAAAGGAGGCAGCGAATGATCCTGAAGTTTTATCAATTAAAATAACTTTATATCGTGTTGCAAGAACATCACGAGTTATTAAATATTTGATTGAAGCTTTAGATAATGATAAAGAAGTAACAGTTTTAATTGAGCTTCGTGCAAGATTTGATGAGAAAAACAATATTCATTATGCAGAATTGCTTGAAGAGGCAGGATGTCAAATATTGTATGGTTTTGTAGATTATAAAGTGCACTCTAAAATATGTACTGTAACTAAAAAACATAATGGAACTATAAAGCAGTACACACAAATTGGTACTGGTAATTATAATGAAAAAACAGCAAGGTTATATGTTGATTATTGTTATTTAACATCCAATCAGGAAATTGGAGATGATGCTACTGAATTCTTTAAAAATTTAGCATTGGCTAATTTACAGGGTCATTATAATAAGTTTCTTGTAGCTCCTACTTCTTTAAGGTCAGGAATCATGAATTTGATTGATAAGGAAATAGCTAAAGCTAAAAATAATCAGCCTGCTGAAATTTTGATGAAAATGAATTCATTTACAGACAGGAGAATCATTGATAAAATAGCTAAAGCTTCAAAAGCAGGTGTTACAGTAAAAATGATTATTCGTGGAATTTGCTGTATTATTCCGGGGCTTAAAGATAAAACAGACAATATTGAAATTCGTGGAATCGTTGGCAGGTATTTGGAACACTCCAGAGTCTATGCTTTTGGTGTTGGTGAAGACAGGATTTTATATATTTCAAGTGCAGATATGATGACAAGAAACACTGCAAAAAGAGTTGAAATTGCATGTCCTATTGAAGACAAAGCTATAAAAGCAAGAATTCTTGAAGATTTGGATATTATGTTAAAAGATGACATCAAAGGCCGTAGAATAAATTCCGACGGGGATTATGAATGCATACAGCAGGCACGTCATATCAATTCACAGGAATTTTTCCAGCAAAGAGCTATTGATGAAATGAAGGATGTTAAAGTTAAAAAAGATAATCCTAATTTTTTAAATTCTATTGTTGATAAAATTAAAAGTATTTTTAATTAAATAGTTTATAATGAAATTTTTATAAAAATTTCATTTTGATTCCATTTTCTAACAACTTTTAAATTTTAGAAGTTAGATATGCTATTATTAATCTTATTTTAACTTAAAAAAATCAATACCTTTATATAGGTAGAAAATTAAATATATTGTTATCATGTTAATTAGTGTTTAACATGATAGGCTAAGTATTTTTTATTATACTTGGAGCTATTTTAAGCAATAATGCCGAGATAGTCTAGCCTGGTAAGGCGCGAGACTGGAAATCTCGTGGGAGCTTTTCCCTCCTGGGTTCAAATCCCAGTCTCGGCGTTTATTAGTTTTTAACATACGATTTTTTAATTATTTTTTTCACGATTATTAAATTATTTGTTAAACTGATATTTTGCACTCTTAGTTGTAAATACTAAGTTTTAAATTGTTGAAAGAACTGTGTTTTGAAATCAAAACATTTGAATCTATTACTTTTGCGTCTCGTAGATTCGCTCTATAAATGGAGGTTATTTAATGGAAGACGACTTTAAGCACTTGGTGCGTATTTCTAGAAAGGATGTAGATGGTAATAAAACCATTGAACAAGCTTTAACCGAAATCAAAGGTGTTGGAATATCTTTATCCACAACTATGTGCCGTACTTTAGATTTAGATTCTGAAGCTCAAATCGGTTATATCGCTGATGAAGATGTTTTAAAAATTGAAGAAATTTTAGAAAACCCACAGAAATTTAATATTCCTAATTGGATGTTAAACCGTAGGGAAGACTATGAAACTGGTGAAAATATTCATTTAATTGAATCAGATCTTGACATGACTTTAAGAGATGATTTAAACAGAATGAAGAAAACCAGAAGTTACAAAGGTAGAAGACACGAAGCAGGTTTACCTGTTAGAGGTCAAAGAACTAAATCTACTTTCAGGAACAGTTCTTCAGTTGGTGTAAAACGTTCATAAGCATGAGAACTTTTTTTATAATTAATATTACTCAATAATTTTTTTACAATGATAGTATTAATTTAATTATTTTTATAAAGGAGATGTTTTAATGGGACAACCTAGAAAATCAAGGAAAAAGTATAATACACCGCCACATCCTTGGAATGCAGAAAGAATCAAAAATGAAAATAAATTGATGACTAAATACGGCTTAAAAAACAAAAAAGAAATTTGGAAAGCTGATACTTTAGTTAGAAGATACAGTAGGGAAGCAAGATACCTACTCGGGTTCGATATGGACCAAATGCAAGATGAAAAATTAGAATTATTAGGACACTTAGCTAGAACCGGTGTTTTGCCTGAAGGTGCAGCACTTGAAGAAGTCTTAAACTTAACTGTTGAAGATATCTTAAGAAGAAGATTACAAACTATTGTTTACAAAAAAGGTTTAGCTCGTACTCCTAAAGAAGCTAGAATGTTTGTTGTACATGGTCACATAACTTTAAACGGTAAAAAAATCAATTCACCAAGTTATGTTGTATTAAAAGGCCAAGAAGATGAAATTGGATTTTATCCATCATCACCTGTAGCTAAACAGATTGAAGAGTACAATAAAAACAAAAATGAAAAAGCTACTGAGGAATAAAGGGTGTAATTATGGCAAAAGATGAAAAATGGGGTATAGCTAATATTTACTCATCATACAATAACACTATTATTACTGTAACAGATATTACTGGTGCTGAAACCATTTCCCAATGGTCAGGTGGTAAAGTTGTTCGTGCAGATAGACAACAAGCTTCACCTTTCGCAGCTATGGCTGCAGCAACTAGAATAGCTGATGATGCTAAAGAAAAAGGATTTGTTGGCTTACATATTAGAGTAAGAGCTCCTGGTGGAAACGGACACAGAAGTCCAGGACCTGGTGCACAAGCTA
This genomic stretch from Methanobrevibacter smithii ATCC 35061 harbors:
- a CDS encoding DUF2207 domain-containing protein, with the protein product MVNKKIVTIFLLLFLITSTISCVYADDDDRSYSITQALVDIIVDTNGMLHINETFDYSFDGTFNGVYRDIPLKEGESISNIHVSAEGAYTKVEQHQEDGTQHIKIYLYSDAAKTQPISDTNVKVHISYDMKNVVTVYQDTASLQYQLWGDQWAVGVDELITTIHLPNDNGNEYWLNPTKYTKTSSLDGNTITSTSNYIDSGNFYEIEVLMPESDFANSPNAIHIDKAAKKEIEQRYNDYQANEKMWDNIGSLIGILFIISPVIPFFIYRKYGVEPKVNYEGIYERDLPSNDPPAVVNALIQKRYNIGTPDLKGFEATIMDLINRKIFKIKSNEEKHLIIELDETNYDSLTLDEKDVFDIFKTIAKDNLLDLSNVKDYLSDEHNAEWFNNRIKSWKNDVAYEHLSKSRLKQFFNNEGNKIATYYSIACIIIGVLFGSLFYLENGLNTTGGTIGLIGSVFLFISGFVIYMLPEDIFGQWTKEGRLYMLKWKNFKKFLSDNSLMKEHPPESIVIWNQYLVYATALGVADKVYESMKLHVGEGNIDDDYLDSYYYYGTGYYMMHNAIDTGIQTANANSDSSGFGGVGGGSGGGGGGAF
- a CDS encoding LemA family protein; this translates as MDTTMIILAVIIIIILAIVLYLISGYNGLVNARNRVKNSYSQIDVQLKRRNDLIPNLVETVKGYAGHEKDVFENVTKARSGLMNAGSVKEVSEANNALTGALTSLFAIAENYPELKADQNFKELQSELTETEDKISYSRQFYNDAVLMYNNKCEQFPSNIIAGMFNFKEADFFEIASGEREAPKVQF
- a CDS encoding Ppx/GppA phosphatase family protein; this translates as MIKMLYGIVDIGSNTIRLKIYEYKNNKIKSVFSKKKTAGLIAYRDDGKLNDEGINILSSILNKFNKIMNLLNVARRYFFATASLRNISNTYEIIAFIKEKIGVDIHILDDETEAQLSFNSVKSTGLSSDEGILIDVGGGSSEIIVFENKTPVDKGSLPVGSLSCYEDYVGIMFPNKKESENIEKRVIKEIEDLGLVKTHKKYLFGVGGTVRNLKKLLVHLNFINEKKDAFPVYLLDEVLDELKYNNKEDFNKILKVKAERIHTLVPGIIIIKTIAKYFHVEKICVCKNSIREGVLYSLLDAEGL
- a CDS encoding RNA degradosome polyphosphate kinase, which codes for MKKRDYSYTQNRELSWLKFDDRVLKEAKDNTVPLLERLNFISIFTSNLDEFYMVRCGSLFDLTLIDEDDWDNKTGWSPQEQLDAIFKATKPLYEERDLIFDEIAKDLRKYGIVKHNFNELNSKFRQYATQYFYENVAPLLSPQIIDSYHPFPHMANKKLYIYCILERGASKKKNSKEYIGLIPIPYSLPDYVKFPDTNEFILMEDLIYAFAEGIFTNYRVKYRTVAAVTRNADINLQDTPIDEDEDYRHFMKNILKKRKRLSPIRLEFYKSNDSTYTKYLRKELGLHKNQVFLTQSPINLDFIHDFIKELPGDVTDDLTFLEFTPQRTSQIDPNKSLFKQLDKKDILLFYPYQTMDHFLDFLKEAANDPEVLSIKITLYRVARTSRVIKYLIEALDNDKEVTVLIELRARFDEKNNIHYAELLEEAGCQILYGFVDYKVHSKICTVTKKHNGTIKQYTQIGTGNYNEKTARLYVDYCYLTSNQEIGDDATEFFKNLALANLQGHYNKFLVAPTSLRSGIMNLIDKEIAKAKNNQPAEILMKMNSFTDRRIIDKIAKASKAGVTVKMIIRGICCIIPGLKDKTDNIEIRGIVGRYLEHSRVYAFGVGEDRILYISSADMMTRNTAKRVEIACPIEDKAIKARILEDLDIMLKDDIKGRRINSDGDYECIQQARHINSQEFFQQRAIDEMKDVKVKKDNPNFLNSIVDKIKSIFN
- a CDS encoding 30S ribosomal protein S13 — its product is MEDDFKHLVRISRKDVDGNKTIEQALTEIKGVGISLSTTMCRTLDLDSEAQIGYIADEDVLKIEEILENPQKFNIPNWMLNRREDYETGENIHLIESDLDMTLRDDLNRMKKTRSYKGRRHEAGLPVRGQRTKSTFRNSSSVGVKRS
- a CDS encoding 30S ribosomal protein S4, translating into MGQPRKSRKKYNTPPHPWNAERIKNENKLMTKYGLKNKKEIWKADTLVRRYSREARYLLGFDMDQMQDEKLELLGHLARTGVLPEGAALEEVLNLTVEDILRRRLQTIVYKKGLARTPKEARMFVVHGHITLNGKKINSPSYVVLKGQEDEIGFYPSSPVAKQIEEYNKNKNEKATEE